A stretch of Alkalicella caledoniensis DNA encodes these proteins:
- a CDS encoding Na+/H+ antiporter NhaC family protein: MNKQVKANGWALLPFLVFVGIFLGSGIILEMQGVDMAFYKFPAPVAAMAGIVFAFIMFKGTIEEKFNDFVRGCGDNDIIVMCTIYLLAGAFSTVTGSMGAIDSAVNFGLTYIPAQFVMAGLFLICMLLSTAIGTSMGAIGAIGPIAYAVALTAGLNVPLTMAAVLGGCMCGDNLSIISDTTIAATKTQGCEMRDKFKLNFLIVLPAAIITIVLLLIFGRPESITAIEIGSYNLVKILPYVFVLVFALIGMNVFAVLTGGIFISGAIGMIYGEFNILGFAESIQSGFVGVFNIFLLSMLTGGLAALVTKAGGLQFLLEKIQKLIKGQKSAEAGIAALVSITDAAVANNTVAIIINGPIAKQISTKYKVDPRRSAVILDIFACVMQGAIPYGAQMLLIGTLAMGTISPLQIIPLLWYQMLLVVAAIISIYIPYANGVIKKNPWKWEDEEKQVA; the protein is encoded by the coding sequence ATGAATAAACAAGTTAAAGCAAATGGTTGGGCATTACTTCCGTTTTTAGTTTTCGTAGGAATTTTCTTAGGTAGCGGTATTATTTTAGAAATGCAAGGTGTAGACATGGCATTCTACAAATTCCCAGCACCAGTTGCAGCTATGGCTGGTATTGTTTTCGCATTCATTATGTTTAAAGGTACAATAGAAGAGAAATTCAATGATTTTGTTCGTGGTTGTGGTGATAACGATATCATCGTTATGTGTACAATCTACCTTCTAGCAGGTGCTTTTTCCACAGTAACAGGAAGTATGGGTGCTATTGACTCAGCAGTAAACTTCGGACTTACCTATATTCCAGCACAATTTGTTATGGCAGGACTATTCTTAATTTGTATGTTACTTTCCACAGCTATTGGAACGTCCATGGGTGCTATCGGTGCAATTGGTCCTATAGCTTATGCAGTAGCTCTAACAGCTGGTCTTAATGTTCCTCTTACCATGGCTGCTGTACTAGGCGGTTGTATGTGTGGGGATAACCTATCAATTATTTCTGATACAACCATTGCTGCCACTAAAACTCAAGGCTGTGAAATGCGTGATAAATTTAAACTAAACTTCCTAATAGTATTGCCAGCGGCAATTATTACAATTGTACTATTACTAATCTTTGGTAGACCAGAAAGTATTACAGCCATTGAAATTGGTTCTTACAACTTAGTTAAAATATTACCATATGTGTTTGTATTAGTATTTGCACTTATCGGTATGAATGTATTTGCAGTTCTAACAGGTGGTATCTTCATTTCAGGTGCTATCGGTATGATCTACGGAGAATTCAACATTTTAGGATTTGCTGAATCTATTCAATCAGGTTTTGTTGGAGTATTTAACATCTTCTTACTTTCAATGCTTACAGGTGGACTTGCGGCACTAGTTACAAAAGCAGGTGGTCTACAGTTCTTACTTGAAAAGATTCAAAAGCTTATCAAAGGACAAAAGTCCGCAGAAGCTGGTATCGCTGCACTAGTTTCTATTACAGATGCTGCAGTAGCTAACAACACAGTAGCTATCATTATAAATGGACCTATAGCAAAACAAATCAGTACTAAGTATAAAGTTGACCCAAGAAGAAGTGCCGTCATACTAGATATCTTTGCTTGTGTAATGCAAGGTGCTATACCATACGGAGCTCAAATGCTTCTAATTGGTACTCTAGCAATGGGAACTATTTCTCCACTGCAAATCATTCCACTTCTTTGGTACCAAATGCTATTAGTTGTTGCAGCAATAATCTCAATTTATATACCATACGCAAATGGTGTTATCAAGAAAAACCCATGGAAATGGGAAGATGAAGAAAAGCAAGTAGCATAA
- a CDS encoding sigma-54 interaction domain-containing protein, with amino-acid sequence MNTKRIKIITTIDRANITYDIISIFRRHNVYIQWMEVYTSVLYIKFPIDDNIQWTLIKDEILSVENVDTIDEIDLIAVEERELEMTTVLDTVFYGIVILDRFNKIKYINKYAAENIFYVAANLVKNKVITDFISEKAFKKVGTEKVSAEENIEIEIGNKPYLINTHPITNEKDISFGKLITMQDIDKIDKVLNRRRYDNPITFNDIVGNSKEMKEVIEYAMLFAPSDSPILITGESGTGKELFARGIHNHSRRANKTFVAINCAAIPDQLLESELFGYEGGAFTDSKKGGKSGIFEIANGGTVFLDEIGEMAPHLQTKLLRVLQEGKIRKIGSHVEIPIDVRIISATNQNIEELVKEKKFRLDLLYRINIFKLNIPALRERKDDITVLTDHFIAIYKEKYNKSIEFVDSLAIEKLHNYSWPGNVRELQNVIERAVALSKNSINGKEVLLNYALEDSVTEHYEHSTNLKDKLGVVEKEIIISALKRNKSIRQAAKDLDVTHTLLINRIKKYELKEWIEQE; translated from the coding sequence GTGAACACAAAAAGGATTAAAATTATTACAACCATTGATAGGGCTAACATAACCTATGACATTATCTCCATTTTCCGTAGACACAATGTTTATATACAATGGATGGAAGTTTATACCTCTGTGCTTTATATCAAATTTCCCATTGATGACAATATACAGTGGACTTTAATAAAAGACGAAATTCTTAGTGTGGAAAATGTTGATACCATCGATGAAATAGACTTGATTGCTGTGGAAGAAAGAGAATTAGAAATGACTACGGTGCTTGATACAGTTTTCTATGGGATAGTCATACTTGATAGGTTTAATAAAATTAAGTACATTAACAAATATGCTGCAGAAAATATTTTTTACGTTGCAGCTAACCTTGTGAAGAATAAAGTAATCACTGACTTTATATCAGAAAAAGCCTTTAAAAAAGTTGGGACTGAAAAAGTTTCAGCTGAAGAGAACATTGAAATCGAAATAGGAAACAAACCGTATCTAATAAATACACATCCAATAACAAATGAAAAAGATATATCCTTTGGTAAGTTGATCACCATGCAAGACATAGATAAAATAGATAAGGTTTTAAATAGGAGACGCTATGACAACCCAATAACATTCAATGATATTGTGGGAAATAGTAAGGAAATGAAGGAAGTTATAGAATACGCCATGCTTTTTGCACCTTCAGATTCTCCAATCTTAATTACTGGCGAAAGTGGGACAGGAAAAGAACTCTTTGCTAGGGGTATCCATAACCATAGCCGAAGGGCAAACAAAACCTTCGTGGCCATAAACTGTGCAGCTATCCCTGACCAACTGTTAGAAAGTGAACTTTTTGGTTACGAGGGTGGTGCCTTCACAGATAGTAAAAAAGGTGGCAAAAGCGGTATATTTGAAATTGCCAATGGTGGAACAGTATTTTTAGATGAAATCGGAGAGATGGCACCACATTTACAAACAAAACTTCTTAGGGTATTACAGGAAGGTAAAATCCGCAAAATTGGTAGCCATGTGGAGATACCTATAGACGTTAGAATTATCTCTGCAACAAATCAGAATATCGAAGAGCTAGTTAAAGAGAAAAAATTTAGACTAGATCTACTATATAGAATTAATATTTTTAAACTTAACATTCCCGCCCTGAGGGAGAGAAAAGATGATATTACGGTACTAACTGATCATTTCATAGCAATATATAAAGAAAAATATAACAAAAGTATTGAGTTTGTAGACTCTCTAGCCATAGAGAAGCTACATAATTATAGCTGGCCCGGCAATGTAAGGGAATTACAAAATGTAATTGAAAGGGCAGTGGCATTAAGTAAAAACTCTATAAATGGGAAGGAGGTTCTGCTAAACTACGCGCTGGAAGATTCTGTTACAGAGCATTACGAGCATTCAACTAACCTAAAGGACAAGTTGGGAGTAGTTGAAAAAGAAATTATCATTAGCGCTTTAAAAAGAAACAAAAGTATAAGGCAAGCTGCTAAGGATCTAGATGTTACACACACGCTACTAATAAACAGAATCAAAAAGTACGAGTTAAAAGAGTGGATAGAGCAAGAGTAA